The proteins below are encoded in one region of Flammeovirga kamogawensis:
- a CDS encoding RagB/SusD family nutrient uptake outer membrane protein: MKRYSIVFVFAILTFSCANLLEKTPQAQETSANYFNTQDGALKATNAIYEKLRGWNTTAWGPIGLVDVASDDANKGSTSTDSNDMIELNNATYLTNNGTIEGYYKEHYQAINRCNQVIVNVPEANFDKNEKDRYIAEAKCLRAFFYFNLVRAYGGVPIIDRLLQPEEYKQARASRDETYDFIIQDLEEAALVLPTKSGYGSADLGRVTQGTAYALLAKVHLFRASFNGDATEYGKALTAAEKVVNSGEYTLYPNFADIFKLSGENSSESIFEVQTHDFEQGGGSSQYSEIQGIRSNSLNRGWGFNIPSKSLRDEFEANDPRYDATIITAGQTLYDGEVVPRPADDVFGDNSDPISEFYSYKVYAPSHNGGNGNSPMNIRLIRYSDILLIAAEAANAQGNTTKALNYLNMVRARARGNLNVLPDVVGADQVVVREAIWHERRVELAMEQHRYFDLMRMDNVVPGYAKTKLSENTDNKFDASKNKVYPIPQSEINAVGSDLLEQNPNY, from the coding sequence ATGAAAAGATATAGTATAGTATTCGTATTTGCCATCTTAACTTTTTCTTGTGCTAATTTATTAGAAAAAACACCACAAGCTCAAGAAACATCTGCAAATTATTTTAATACTCAAGATGGAGCATTAAAAGCAACAAATGCAATTTATGAAAAACTAAGAGGTTGGAATACAACAGCTTGGGGCCCTATTGGTTTGGTTGATGTGGCATCTGATGATGCAAACAAAGGGAGTACATCTACTGATAGTAATGATATGATTGAACTTAATAATGCCACTTATCTTACTAATAACGGCACGATTGAGGGATATTACAAAGAACATTATCAGGCTATTAATAGATGTAATCAGGTAATTGTAAATGTACCTGAGGCAAATTTTGATAAAAATGAGAAAGACAGATATATAGCAGAAGCAAAATGTTTACGTGCGTTCTTTTATTTTAATTTGGTAAGAGCTTATGGCGGTGTACCTATTATTGATAGATTACTACAGCCAGAAGAATACAAACAAGCTAGAGCTTCAAGAGATGAAACATACGATTTTATTATCCAAGACTTAGAAGAAGCAGCACTTGTATTACCTACAAAATCTGGATATGGATCTGCTGATTTAGGTAGGGTAACTCAAGGTACAGCATATGCACTTTTAGCAAAAGTACATTTATTTAGAGCATCTTTTAACGGAGATGCAACAGAGTATGGTAAGGCATTAACAGCTGCAGAAAAAGTAGTTAATTCTGGAGAATATACGCTCTACCCTAACTTTGCAGATATTTTTAAATTGAGTGGTGAAAATTCTTCAGAATCTATTTTTGAAGTACAAACACATGATTTTGAGCAAGGTGGAGGAAGTAGTCAATATTCTGAAATTCAAGGAATAAGATCTAATTCACTTAACAGGGGATGGGGCTTTAATATTCCATCAAAATCTTTAAGAGATGAATTTGAAGCAAATGATCCAAGATATGATGCGACAATAATTACAGCAGGACAAACTCTATATGATGGAGAAGTTGTACCTAGACCTGCAGATGATGTATTTGGTGATAATTCAGACCCTATAAGTGAATTTTATAGTTATAAAGTGTATGCACCTAGCCATAATGGCGGCAATGGTAATAGCCCAATGAATATTAGATTGATTCGTTACTCAGATATTTTATTGATAGCTGCAGAGGCTGCAAATGCTCAAGGAAATACAACTAAAGCTCTAAATTATTTAAACATGGTTAGAGCAAGAGCAAGAGGAAATCTTAATGTTTTACCTGATGTTGTTGGAGCAGACCAAGTAGTTGTTAGAGAGGCAATTTGGCACGAGCGTAGAGTTGAATTAGCAATGGAACAACATAGATATTTTGATTTAATGAGAATGGATAACGTTGTACCAGGATATGCAAAAACAAAATTATCTGAAAACACAGATAATAAGTTCGATGCTTCTAAAAATAAAGTTTATCCTATTCCTCAGTCAGAAATTAATGCTGTAGGAAGCGATTTATTAGAGCAAAATCCAAATTATTAA